A single Myxococcales bacterium DNA region contains:
- a CDS encoding penicillin-insensitive murein endopeptidase, with translation MRHQLVIAALALAAALTATPARAEIAAHVKVAPGDTLGAIARRYDCSVEAVQQQNRLRSTRIQSGQTLAVPVCGRKARAARPAATPTVRVARATEVAPVTGQSVGKPWRGSLKRPARLAAGKGYLIRRPERSYGTRRLVDLVRDSVKAVRADHGKLHTLAIGDLSARRGGKITEHHSHQSGRDVDVGFFFKRVPAGYPAQFVAGTKANLDLPATWDLLVSFARTADDRGGVSAIFLDYELQGVLYEWAKGRGVSASYLDRLFQYPDGKGGTGLVRHERYHDDHFHVRIQCPPGDAGCE, from the coding sequence GTGCGTCATCAGCTCGTCATCGCCGCGCTCGCGCTCGCGGCCGCGCTCACCGCCACGCCCGCGCGCGCCGAGATCGCGGCGCACGTCAAGGTCGCGCCCGGCGACACGCTCGGCGCGATCGCCCGCCGCTACGACTGCTCGGTCGAGGCGGTGCAGCAGCAGAACCGGCTGCGCTCGACCCGCATCCAGAGCGGACAGACCCTGGCGGTGCCGGTGTGCGGACGCAAGGCCCGCGCCGCCCGGCCCGCCGCCACGCCCACGGTCCGGGTCGCGCGCGCGACCGAGGTGGCGCCGGTCACCGGCCAGAGCGTGGGCAAGCCGTGGCGCGGCTCGCTCAAGCGCCCGGCCCGGCTCGCGGCCGGCAAGGGCTACCTGATCCGTCGGCCCGAGCGGTCGTACGGCACCCGGCGCCTGGTCGATCTGGTCCGCGACTCGGTCAAGGCCGTCCGCGCCGACCACGGCAAGCTCCACACCCTGGCCATCGGCGACCTGTCGGCCCGGCGCGGCGGCAAGATCACCGAGCACCACTCGCACCAGTCGGGCCGCGACGTCGACGTCGGCTTCTTCTTCAAGCGGGTGCCGGCCGGCTACCCGGCGCAGTTCGTCGCCGGGACCAAGGCCAACCTCGACCTACCCGCGACCTGGGACCTGCTGGTGTCGTTCGCCCGCACCGCCGACGACCGCGGCGGCGTGTCGGCGATCTTCCTCGACTACGAGCTCCAGGGCGTGCTGTACGAGTGGGCCAAGGGCCGCGGCGTCAGCGCCAGCTACCTCGACCGCCTGTTCCAGTACCCCGACGGCAAGGGCGGCACCGGCCTGGTCCGGCACGAGCGCTACCACGACGACCACTTCCACGTCCGCATCCAGTGCCCGCCCGGCGACGCCGGCTGCGAGTGA
- a CDS encoding response regulator transcription factor — protein sequence MKPDVSGREILVVEDDEAIATGLSLNLRLAGHHATVAGDGEVALEAIAEQAFDLVLLDINLPRKNGLDVLAALRGADNFVPVIVLSARDGEYDKVAALRLGADDYVTKPFALAELLARVDAVLRRAQAVPPPVAAPGQPASTIRFADVVVDPQQRTVVRAGEVVKLTHLEFELLLFFVRHPTQAASRQHLLASVWGQTAGTPRTIDNFVGQLRKRLEIDPERPRHFVTIRGSGYRFDP from the coding sequence ATGAAGCCCGACGTGTCCGGCCGCGAGATCCTGGTGGTCGAGGACGACGAGGCCATCGCCACCGGCCTGTCGCTCAACCTGCGCCTGGCGGGCCACCACGCCACCGTCGCCGGCGACGGCGAGGTCGCGCTCGAGGCGATCGCCGAGCAGGCCTTCGACCTGGTGCTGCTCGACATCAACCTGCCGCGCAAGAACGGCCTCGACGTGCTGGCGGCCCTGCGCGGCGCCGACAACTTCGTGCCGGTGATCGTGCTGTCGGCCCGCGACGGCGAGTACGACAAGGTCGCGGCCCTGCGGCTCGGCGCCGACGACTACGTCACCAAGCCGTTCGCGCTGGCCGAGCTCCTGGCCCGGGTCGACGCCGTGCTGCGGCGGGCGCAGGCGGTCCCGCCCCCGGTGGCCGCGCCCGGGCAGCCGGCGTCGACGATCCGGTTCGCCGACGTCGTCGTCGATCCGCAGCAGCGCACCGTCGTCCGCGCCGGCGAGGTGGTCAAGCTGACCCACCTCGAGTTCGAGCTGCTCCTGTTCTTCGTCCGCCACCCGACCCAGGCGGCGTCGCGCCAGCACCTGCTCGCGTCGGTCTGGGGCCAGACCGCCGGCACCCCGCGCACGATCGACAACTTCGTCGGCCAGCTGCGCAAGCGCCTCGAGATCGACCCCGAGCGCCCGCGCCACTTCGTGACGATCCGCGGCTCCGGCTACCGCTTCGATCCGTGA
- a CDS encoding two-component sensor histidine kinase, with protein sequence MRFPPAIIQLRRAQLILMLVVLVPTILISALGVVLLAIGSSSVSIFTGVLVLVFCMTAVTGYILVSIFVGKGASLARVQNDFFSSVSHELRTPLTSIRLLLEPLAEGKLTEAERTQVARLLAREVKRLDSLLVRTLDLSRIQSGRHAFTMASVPVTELVTEAVAAFDAVTATKPTPIALDLEDGAIIHGDRETLVRALVNLLVNAWKYSGDDKQIRVVARASGRRVELDVTDNGIGIDPAERTELFDGFVRGKAALEQQAPGVGLGLAIVKAIVRAHKGKIEVMSEPGRGSTFRLVLPRRAPVPAAASALAIATEPR encoded by the coding sequence GTGCGCTTCCCGCCGGCCATCATCCAGCTCCGCCGGGCCCAGCTGATCCTGATGCTGGTCGTGCTGGTGCCGACGATCCTGATCTCGGCGCTGGGCGTCGTCCTGCTGGCCATCGGCAGCTCGTCGGTGTCGATCTTCACCGGCGTGCTGGTGCTGGTGTTCTGCATGACCGCGGTCACCGGCTACATCCTGGTGTCGATCTTCGTCGGCAAGGGCGCGTCGCTGGCCCGGGTCCAGAACGACTTCTTCTCGTCGGTCTCGCACGAGCTGCGCACGCCGCTGACCTCGATCCGCCTCCTGCTCGAGCCGCTGGCCGAGGGCAAGCTCACCGAGGCCGAGCGCACGCAGGTCGCGCGCCTGCTCGCGCGCGAGGTCAAGCGGCTCGACAGCCTGCTGGTCCGCACGCTCGATCTGTCGCGGATCCAGTCGGGCCGCCACGCCTTCACGATGGCGTCGGTGCCGGTCACCGAGCTGGTCACCGAGGCGGTCGCCGCGTTCGACGCCGTCACCGCCACCAAGCCGACGCCGATCGCCCTCGACCTCGAGGACGGCGCGATCATCCACGGCGATCGCGAGACCCTGGTGCGGGCGCTGGTCAACCTGCTGGTCAACGCCTGGAAGTACAGCGGCGACGACAAGCAGATCCGGGTGGTCGCGCGCGCCAGCGGCCGGCGGGTCGAGCTCGACGTCACCGACAACGGCATCGGCATCGATCCCGCCGAGCGCACCGAGCTGTTCGACGGCTTCGTCCGCGGCAAGGCGGCGCTCGAGCAGCAGGCGCCCGGCGTCGGGCTCGGGCTGGCGATCGTCAAGGCGATCGTCCGGGCCCACAAGGGCAAGATCGAGGTCATGTCCGAGCCCGGCCGCGGCTCGACGTTCCGGCTGGTGCTGCCGCGGCGCGCGCCGGTCCCGGCCGCCGCGTCCGCGCTGGCCATCGCCACGGAGCCCCGATGA
- a CDS encoding HIT family protein, whose amino-acid sequence MSETIFARILRGEIPCHRVYEDAHVLAFLDIFPLARGHTLVIPKEPAATLDQLSDDAAAAVGRVLPRIARAVLRASGATAFNVLQNNGPLAHQAVFHVHFHIIPRFDDASGGGGLGIGWKTGTLDDGAALAAAIAAAVA is encoded by the coding sequence ATGAGCGAGACGATCTTCGCCCGGATCTTGCGCGGTGAGATTCCGTGCCACCGCGTCTACGAGGACGCGCACGTGCTGGCGTTCCTCGACATCTTCCCGCTGGCCCGGGGCCACACGCTGGTCATCCCCAAGGAGCCGGCCGCGACGCTCGACCAGCTGTCCGACGACGCCGCCGCGGCGGTCGGGCGGGTGCTGCCGCGCATCGCCCGGGCGGTGCTGCGGGCGTCGGGCGCGACCGCGTTCAACGTGCTGCAGAACAATGGCCCGCTGGCGCACCAGGCCGTGTTCCACGTCCACTTCCACATCATCCCGCGCTTCGACGACGCCAGCGGCGGCGGCGGCCTCGGGATCGGCTGGAAGACCGGCACGCTCGACGACGGCGCGGCCCTGGCGGCGGCGATCGCCGCGGCGGTCGCGTGA
- a CDS encoding aminopeptidase, with protein MSRAARAAAATLALTALAACEMPAYLGQAVHGQLDLLRRARPIDDVIDDPEVPVEIRLRLAEIAGIKAFGADAGLNTRKNYRTYVDVPEGAAVWFVGASKPLAFQSPRWCFPIAGCFTGLGWFDRDDAIAHRERLKQAGWDAMARPAGAYSTGGWFPDPVVSSMLDADVAPYAELANVLLHESVHATVFIPDQPYFNEGLAEAIGDALTVEWLGARFGPGSDEERLWLEVQDWRRTRVARQLVTFKALEALYASDRPRAAKLAEKARLLEALRVDLGMWRTLNNANLIELRVYQASYAKFGDVVAACGGARPMIKAARAVGGGDFTKPLDDDLAPALAKIRARCAATAK; from the coding sequence GTGAGCCGCGCCGCCCGGGCGGCCGCGGCGACGCTGGCGCTGACCGCGCTGGCCGCCTGCGAGATGCCGGCCTACCTCGGGCAGGCGGTCCACGGACAGCTCGATCTGCTGCGGCGCGCGCGCCCGATCGACGACGTGATCGACGACCCCGAGGTCCCGGTCGAGATCCGCCTGCGCCTGGCCGAGATCGCTGGCATCAAGGCGTTCGGCGCCGACGCCGGCCTCAACACCCGCAAGAACTACCGCACCTACGTCGACGTGCCGGAGGGCGCGGCGGTGTGGTTCGTCGGCGCGTCGAAGCCGCTGGCGTTCCAGTCGCCGCGCTGGTGCTTCCCGATCGCCGGCTGCTTCACCGGCCTGGGCTGGTTCGATCGCGACGACGCCATCGCCCACCGCGAGCGCCTGAAGCAGGCCGGCTGGGACGCGATGGCGCGCCCGGCCGGGGCCTACTCGACCGGCGGCTGGTTCCCCGATCCGGTGGTGTCGTCGATGCTCGACGCCGACGTCGCGCCCTACGCCGAGCTGGCGAACGTGCTCCTGCACGAGTCGGTGCACGCGACCGTGTTCATCCCCGACCAGCCGTACTTCAACGAGGGCCTGGCCGAGGCCATCGGCGACGCGCTCACGGTCGAGTGGCTGGGCGCGCGGTTCGGGCCCGGCTCCGACGAGGAGCGGCTGTGGCTCGAGGTCCAGGACTGGCGCCGGACCCGGGTCGCGCGCCAGCTGGTGACGTTCAAGGCGCTCGAGGCGCTCTACGCCAGCGATCGCCCGCGCGCCGCCAAGCTCGCCGAGAAGGCGCGCCTGCTCGAGGCGCTGCGGGTCGACCTGGGCATGTGGCGGACGCTCAACAACGCCAACCTGATCGAGCTGCGGGTCTACCAGGCGAGCTACGCCAAGTTCGGTGACGTGGTCGCGGCCTGCGGTGGCGCGCGCCCGATGATCAAGGCCGCGCGCGCGGTCGGCGGCGGCGACTTCACCAAGCCCCTCGACGACGACCTCGCGCCGGCGCTGGCGAAGATCCGCGCGCGCTGCGCCGCGACCGCGAAATAA